A region of Streptomyces paludis DNA encodes the following proteins:
- a CDS encoding aldo/keto reductase: MSIPTRTLGGHLAVGAVGFGAMGYAAAYGQSAAAGDSPENLISRALDLGVTLLDTADIYGDSEQILGRALTGRRESVVLATKFGIVAPPMGGNPPVLNGTPTYMRECVERSLTSLKTDYIDLYYLHRVDPDLPIEETVGAMAELVTEGKIRHLGLSEAAPDTIRRAHAVHPITAVETEWSLWARDIEAQIFPLARELGISVVPYSPLGRGALTGAITSRDDLPENDWRRTMPQYAEGTLDKNLTTLDVVREIAAAHEAAPGQISLAWLLAKAPDVVPIPGTRRIAFLEQNIRATEVVLTADDVARLDAVTVIGKREYMTDNWTSGVSPRPNS, translated from the coding sequence ATGAGCATTCCCACCCGTACTCTCGGCGGGCACCTCGCAGTCGGTGCCGTGGGCTTCGGCGCCATGGGCTACGCGGCGGCTTACGGCCAGTCGGCCGCCGCCGGTGACTCCCCCGAGAATCTGATCAGCAGGGCCCTGGATCTCGGTGTCACCCTGCTCGACACCGCCGACATCTACGGTGACAGCGAGCAGATCCTCGGCCGGGCGCTGACCGGGCGCCGCGAGTCGGTCGTACTCGCCACCAAGTTCGGCATCGTCGCTCCGCCCATGGGCGGGAATCCCCCTGTCCTGAACGGCACTCCCACCTATATGCGCGAGTGCGTCGAACGCTCCCTCACCTCTCTGAAGACCGATTACATCGACCTGTACTACCTGCACCGCGTCGACCCCGACCTGCCGATCGAGGAGACCGTCGGCGCGATGGCCGAACTGGTCACCGAGGGCAAGATTCGCCACCTCGGACTGTCCGAAGCCGCTCCCGATACGATCCGCAGGGCGCACGCGGTGCACCCCATCACGGCGGTGGAGACCGAATGGTCACTGTGGGCGCGTGACATCGAAGCCCAGATTTTCCCCTTGGCCCGGGAACTGGGCATCAGCGTCGTCCCCTACAGCCCCCTCGGCCGCGGTGCGCTGACCGGCGCCATCACCTCGCGCGACGACCTCCCCGAGAACGACTGGCGACGCACCATGCCCCAGTACGCCGAAGGCACGCTGGACAAGAACCTCACCACTCTTGACGTTGTGCGGGAGATCGCAGCCGCCCACGAGGCCGCTCCGGGACAGATATCACTGGCCTGGCTGCTCGCCAAGGCACCCGATGTGGTGCCGATCCCCGGTACCAGGCGTATCGCCTTCCTCGAACAGAACATCCGGGCAACCGAGGTCGTACTCACGGCCGACGACGTGGCGCGACTCGATGCTGTCACCGTGATCGGCAAGCGGGAGTACATGACGGACAACTGGACGTCCGGGGTCAGCCCTCGGCCGAACAGCTGA
- a CDS encoding SDR family NAD(P)-dependent oxidoreductase, which yields MGKLDGKVVLLTGASSGLGKQQAIRIAEEGARLAICARNEGKLSETRRICEERGAEVLAMPVDIVDHDALSAFVTAAAERFGTIDTLVNNAHTITVPAPFLEKTIDDLDVEMRSSVYAYWHLMKLCFPYMRDRTGAGASIINFASEAGVMGDALYAPYAAAKEAVRGLSRVVAREWGKHNIRVNTLCPNGMTDNISGGLDWMEPRTREHIEKSFVNNPFGRAGDPYEDVAPVTVFLASDDSRWITGQNIHADGGGLINA from the coding sequence ATGGGAAAGCTGGACGGGAAAGTCGTACTGCTCACCGGAGCCTCCTCGGGCCTGGGCAAGCAGCAGGCGATCCGGATCGCCGAAGAGGGAGCACGTCTCGCGATCTGCGCGAGAAACGAGGGAAAGCTCTCCGAGACCCGGCGCATCTGCGAGGAGCGGGGAGCCGAGGTCCTGGCGATGCCGGTCGACATCGTGGACCACGACGCGTTGTCCGCGTTCGTGACCGCGGCAGCCGAGAGATTCGGCACGATCGACACACTCGTCAACAACGCGCACACGATTACGGTCCCGGCGCCGTTCCTCGAGAAGACCATCGACGATCTCGACGTCGAGATGCGCAGCTCCGTATACGCCTACTGGCACCTCATGAAGCTGTGTTTTCCCTACATGCGCGACCGGACCGGTGCCGGCGCCTCCATCATCAACTTCGCCTCGGAAGCCGGGGTGATGGGCGACGCGCTGTACGCCCCGTACGCGGCGGCGAAGGAAGCGGTCCGAGGACTGTCACGCGTTGTCGCGAGGGAATGGGGAAAACACAACATTCGCGTCAATACGCTGTGCCCGAACGGCATGACGGACAACATCTCCGGTGGGCTCGACTGGATGGAACCCCGGACGCGCGAACACATCGAGAAGAGCTTCGTGAACAACCCGTTCGGTCGTGCGGGGGACCCCTACGAGGATGTGGCGCCGGTGACCGTGTTTCTCGCATCGGACGACAGCCGGTGGATCACCGGGCAGAACATCCATGCGGACGGGGGTGGCCTGATCAACGCCTGA